TCTGATTGGATTTAATTAGGCGGATGCACATAAATTTTTTGCCCCAAGATAAAGTGTCGTCTAATTCACCTTCACTTTGAgtcttctatattattcttcattactttactttctctccactttaattatttattattatttttttaaaatatatgccGAAAAGCAGTTAACCACTTGAGATGACACGAATGGAATATTAGTTGGTTTGGTACGTTCCTTTGAGGCTTCAACCACACTCTTGCGTGTCAATAGTTTGAGGATgtgatataaaaattgaaggtTGAATTTAATCACTTGTACAAAAATAATgtcaaactttattttttcatcatatGTAATCACTTCCAATAATGCTTATGCatcaaaaaaatgattgaaaccAGCATGAGTTTCAATAGTATAATAATCAACTTCATTCAAACTCCCAGTATAATCTTTATGACTACTCCTAGGCGTTACGTATTCATAATACTTTaacaaatttcatattttaattcttgtCATAGTATTAAAAGTTGCTTGTAAATCTACCTTCGTTTACTaaatatagattattttttcctttttggtctgttatagaaatttaatattttaagaaatgaaaccACAATCTATTAACACTAATTTCACTATCTtttctcatcatttttttaaatttattcattgtttttccgctgtcttactttattaattttataatattaaaattcatttcatttaaaaaatttctatttttgtaaatagagagaattattattattattattattagttataaagtgtatcaaaaaattaagtaCATGCTCATCTTCTAAAGTGGCGGGAAAATCGTCTTCTAAAAGTGGTGGGAAAATCGTCGGATATATTTATCTCATTACCATTTTGACCCATTTTCTCTCAAGCACGCAGACGGAGACGACTGAAGCGGCGCTGCTCTCAAGATACGCCGTCTCCACCGCATTTCCAGCAGAAGGTAAATGACCTTTCTTATTCATATTCAACACTCGACACTTTCTATCACTATGTTTTTAGCCCATTTCCTATCTGTTTTTTGGATTTCGCTGCAAATTGAAgattattttactcttttttagGCGTTGTTGTAAAACTATAGCTTCCATGTATTTTGCTTGTTGTGGATATTGTTTTAGCGGTAGTATTGTGTAATGCGTTAGGGTTCTCTGgcttatatttaattttttttgtaatcctgcattttgatgttttaatattaAGATTAAGATTGTTTTGCAGCAGATTTTTGGTCACTTATAacctaaattatttttgtggaatGGATTAGGGATTAGGCCAACATTCAGTTTGTAATATTAGGATTTGGAGACCTACATTTTGTTACTTTGACCAGATTATTATTTTGCTGCTGCTCtgatttcactttttttttttttttgtgtgttaatgATGAAGGTGAAAGATGAAAACTGGTGATAATTCCAAAATGGGGGAAGATTTCTTCAAATATCTACCGTCAacaatcataataaatatccTCTCAAGACTCCCCACTCGAGCAGTTATGGACTGCAAGTGTGTTTGTAAGCCGTGGCTCGGTCTGCTCACTACTCCTGAGTTTGTGAATTCACATGTGTCTAGATCAGTCCCGGGCATTGCTGTTGAATCATGCTCACCACACTCGTGCAAAATCATTGAATTTGTGGATGAGCTTGACCCCAACTTTGATAAGAAGTGTAGTTCGGAAGCAATCTTCAAATTTGATGAGAAGCATCGTTGGGAAGTTACCTTCAACTTCAGATTCCCTTTTGATGGATATATTATTAGTTCAGCTAATGGTTTGATCTTTCTAAGAGACTTTGGATTTGATCATGATGATCTTATCCTGTGGAATCCAATCACACGTGACTATATCAAGCTCCCTTGTCCTCGACAAACCTCACCAAAAGTTCGGAATGCCTTGGATAACTTTGGATTTGGAGTGAGCGGAACGACTGGACTATATAAGGTGGTTAGGGTTTTCGCTGAAACACCACAACGACAAGAGGGTTTCAAAAATGCTTGCCAAGTATATACAGTTGGAACCGGAACTTGGAGAAATGTTCCCTTTGGTAAGCCGCTCAGGTTTTGTGACGACACTAGAGGGGCACATTTAAATGGAAATCTTTATTGGATGGTAGCGAAAAGAACAAAAGGCTTTTGTAGATGGatttcttgctttgatcttgaaacaGAACTTTTTAGCACCTTTGCTGCACCTCCTCCTCGTGGTAGAGATATTCTCTTTGGTAGGTCACTCTGTGTTTTGAGAGATTGCCTTTGTGTAAGCGACATTTCACACTATCGGTGCGACCTTTCAGACAAAGACGAAGGGTGCGACCTTTCAGACAAAGACGAAGTGTGTGACCTTCCAAATGAAGGGTGCGTTATAGTCTGGTTGATGAAGGAAGATGACCACAGTTGGACAAAGATATTTGTCATCCCCGATGTTGAACGACTTGCTGGTATAGGTCATATCTGGCcgattataatttttgaaaatggtGACGCTTTGATGGAATGGGATGATGGCATGATATTCTACTACTCCAACATGACAGAAAATGTGTACTACGAGATCAAGTCTATAGAGGGTCATGATCCCTCTACGATCATGTATTCCTCGAGCTTTGTCTCTCTCAAGAGTTTTGCGATGGAGAATGTAAGCTCACTAGCTCATTATGAGTTGTGAATGTAGTTTCTTTCATGTCTGATGGAGAAATGCATGAATGCTGAGGAACATTAGAGATTGAACCTCTTTTGCTAAGATAGTATTTGTAGTTTCTTGGGTTTTATTTTGAGATCTGGAGTAGCTTTCTTGctataatatatgaaaatgctGGATCTTTTAGGGCCAATTCAGATGAAAAATAGATTGATGAATAAATTGTTATTGTGTTAGATATCTAAGTTattaatatgattaaaatttagtaTTGCAATTGTAGAAAAAAACCAATGAATAGTCGTCATtcttatataatactactacgaATTTCCAAACCTCTGGTATGATAACCTTGAAAAATAATACCCCCCTTCAAATGTACTGTGTGCTTGGTGGCTTGGTGATCCTCCAACCTGAGGAGACTACACTCGAGTGTGTGATGTGACACAAATGTCCGGGGATCAAGCTTGGTGATCCTCCAACTTGAGGAGACTACACTCGAGTGTGTTATGAGGAGACTACACTCGAGTGTGTGATGTGACATAAATGTCCGGGGATCAAGCTTCGGATGCGGATGGTTCCAGTCTTATTCGACGACATGGACGCTCTCGATTGGATCCTGAGGGCCAATAAACTCTTCAATGGTCACTCATATGGATCTCGCATTCATTGCTTTATCTGGTCCAATCCTTATGTGGATTTGAATTCCCAGACAACGATATCCTTCACTCTTGTAGGATCAATTTCGCTAATGGATTCATACGATCACACATAACTAGTACAAGAAGCATTTGGTGGCAGGAACATGTTTTTTTTGCAATCTTAGATACAACCTTATTTACCATTGTCCTCCAGAAATCTTGCAAGTCATCTTAGGTATTGGAGGAATATTCCAAGAATGATGGTCTGTCTAGTGACATTGCCACGGCCAAGCTTGAGCCAAAAGACTATGGTGGGATGCACTACACTTCGTGGACTCGATCCCAATCTTGAGGACATGCTTCTTAGCCATTTGTTATTCCATTAACATCTGCATTccattcataattttattcattgacTCTTATTCAATTTCATCATGTCAAGTAGTATAATCTTAACATACTAACTTATAACTCTGTTTATCTCAAGTTAATTTAATCGTATTCCATATTGGAAATTTTCGAGTTAAATGAGTCATATGaattttttgtgatattattaacatttttaatctctcctatttattttattgccactaatttattatatattccaTCCCAACTAAACTAATTAGATACCAGTGTACATCTCACTTGACATGAGATAGgcacttactataaatgcaataaatcttgttattataaaattatgatgatAAAAGTTGTAGGTAAGTACCTAGTTGTTAGAAGCTCCTTAAAACAGCCATACACCTTCTTAATCACATGTTTGCATGAGGTTTCTTCGATTGTTTTGGTTAGGGAGGCCACTATATCTTTGTTTCTTTGTTGTCTACTAATGTAACTTACttaatttgtggtgttttaTACCCCagctaaaaaataaaataaaataaaataaaaatacaatggCCCCTTGTATTTTGAATGAATCAGTCAAATAATAAAGTTGAACGCTGAATGATGAAAATGTTCATCGAACAATTCATTTTCGggaaaatattgttttttataaatgtagtAATGATCCAATAATTCTACTGAAAAATTGGCATGacaccaaaatataattaaatcagaGGTGAAAATAAGGAATGTATTAAAGCAGGTGGAACATGGTGGGGCACATCTATCCTTATCTTTATGGATCATCTAATTTTGGTGTAAAAAGTTTGGTAGGAAGCAGTCTTCTCTTCACCAACGCGCTCATAATCATCTTCATGTTCACACATACCATACACGTATTATGAAACCTTTAGTCTCACACGTTAGCTCTCTCTAACGCTCGACCAATTAACACACACGAAccatatataatttcattgaTAACATATTTTCTAATCACCctaaaaaaatgatcaattatTAATCATGTTTGATTTACATCTAAACacacatactatataaaacggaaattgtaaaatattttagctaccattttaacttaaaaaatggAATGGTCAGAATTCAGAAACGCGCTATTTTAATGCAGAGCAGTAATCCACTATTTACATCTTTTAATTCttataatactatttaattaataattcagGTCATATTTTTGGCTTTGAACTAGTAGATTCGGctgtataattaaatactactaccaGCTAGCTAGTcatatgattataattatggatggatttaaaatacaaaacaagATTACGAATTGTTGTAGTTTTATGATATATTAATTGATAACTTtaagaataattttgaaatattttttccacctatttttttgttaatttttttgaagttcGATACATCATAAATTATACGGTGAATACTCGTGTACTAGTATAACTAGGCCTGCTTAACCGGTTCTCTGGTTCTCGGGTACCCggtaccggaaccggaaccggccgggTAATTGAGGAACCGGGAACCGGAAAAaccggtttcggtttcggttcttATGCTTTCGAAaattccggttccggttctacccggaaccgaccggttcttaCCCGGAACCGaataatatatatcaattttagagattataaaatttaaatataaattaaaatattaaactaaggatatttcatttgttttattattcttaaaatatttttgattatCCTATTAGCAAAAGTGATTACTGCCTTTGCAAAACGAAAGTACTATTACTTTTTGTgatcaatcttcaatctttcGCACCATTTGTTGATTCGCTCCTATTATGATAActcaaaaataattgatttttaaaaaaaataactcataattaattaagatttttttattaaaataatcaagttTAAAGTGAAtgattaaatgaattaatatatcgatttttttctaaaatcaaaatagagtaattaagattttggtcttttgaatattattgCCTTATTAGAATATTAGTTGTATAGTCGTATTTTGTTGTgcatagattttaatttttagtgttagattttttagtaatttattaaattattgttttaggtatttaaataTTGGTTGATGCATATTGTTATCTTGttgatttgcattttttttatgtttatttgaacTTTTAGGTATTAACtattttaggtatttattgaattatagtTTTTAGGTATTGGAAAATTGGATGatgaatattgttattttattgatttgtatttgtttgaatttttcggtattaattgttatatttctagatgttgaattatttaaaaaaaaaactacaaatcggttccggttcggaaccggaaccgaccggttcttaCCCgaccggttcggaaccggaaccggccggaTCCGATTCCGGTTCTGGTTcccaaatttatgaaaatttgtaaCCGGGTACCCGATCAACCGGACCGgatagaaccggaaccggccgaataagcaggcctaAGTATAACATTATCAGAGTTCTAAAATTCAATGTTGTTTCTGAAAATTTGGTGTTCTTTCATAcgaattatatgtttatatttacATTGTACTAGTATTCTAGGagtggcaaatcgtgcgtgttgtgtcgttatcgtgttgacacgataacgacccgacacgataacaacaaacacgaacatgACCTATTAAGAAAActccaaacacgaacacgaacacggcACGCTAtcctcagacacgaacacgacacgaatcCATTAACGTTACGAACTATTTTGGGTCAACATGACACGATAACAAAACATATATGACACGACACAATAATgacactataataatattataatatattagtattatttcttaacgtgtaacacgaacacgacacgaagttaacgtgtcgttatcgtgttgACACGATAAGGATACAGACCCAATAAGCTTTGACAcatacccattaatttcgtgcggaTTCGTTTcgcgttatcgtgtcgtgccaaaaattgttcattatagtagtactttaGAATTAAGGagaaactaaaatgaaaatatataaacaatacAAATAAATTGTCATACAATGTGATCTCTATTCCATTTCTACCTTTATTTAATTCCTATCATTAGAAGGAGatcttcatttcatttaatatttgccTCTAGAATATTCTTAGTATATATTGAGGGGAGGCCGCATCAAATATCAATTCACATTTGACCAAATGGAGAACACACTAGCATCAAgttgcaaaaattttaaactgaACCACTAAAAACTgtttaatgttaaaaaaatgaatcttcaattaatttgcataagcaataaaaaaaaaatgaagattgaTTTGGTTttaagcaataaaaaaattgaagatttggTTTTCTCCGGTGGGCCGATGATATAATCTCGATGTCTCATTTTGACTCTTTTTAACAATATATTATGGCTCTTTATGTGAAATATTAACAAGAATAATAAAGCCACGTCTATAAAGCACGAATTTAAATGATACAAATAATAGGTAATAGAAATAagcattatatttttatatactactactactactacttattaaatatataaacaaaataaattagtggaatatgagatttattctataaaaattataaaaaattaaaattcaaaatttccaaaatagcGATACTAAGACCAATtcgaaagtaaaaaaaaaaaaaaaactatttctTACCACTTATCTTATGAGTTCAAAAGGTAAGTATaccttaaaaaataatagattcTAAATTAAAGAAGCTATAATATCTTTTCAAATCATTTCCATAAGAAAACAACTTTTGTTAAAAGAAATGTAAACATGATAGTACAATATTGTATTCTTTAATTTCCATTTATCTCACTCCATCTCTCTCCTTTGGATCagactttctctctctatatctATATCTGTAACCACACAGCGCACAGACCAAACCAGACCAGACCTTCggtttaaacataaaaaaaaagaaaaagaaaaacacaagcCCGATGTTCTCTGGGATCTCGTAATTGTAACAAACGGAAATGACGAGGCGGTGCTCGCATTGCAGCCACAACGGCCACAACTCCCGCACCTGTCCCAATCGAGGCGTCAAGCTTTTCGGCGTCCGATTGACTGATGGCTCCATCCGGAAGAGCGCTAGTATGGGCAACTTGACCCATTACatgggcggcggcggcggaagTGGGAGCGCTGCTCATAACTCCCCCGCTGACACCCCTGACCACCCCTCTCCCGCCGATGGCTACGCTTCTGAAGACTTCGTTGCTGGCTCCTCTTCCAGCCGTGAGCGGAAAAAaggtttattttattatttgcttATTAGGTTTTGTGGTTGTAATTTGGGGTATGTGTTTGGATCTGATTAATTTTGGTCTAGTGTTGATTTTGGATAAAATTGAATCAGAATTGAACGAGCTTTTACTGTTTTTGGGTTTAGTGTAGAGTGTTGGAGCCTTTAGATAAGGGTCGGTGTAAGATTGAATTTCCGGGTCGGcatgttattcaatttgtGTGCTATTCTGATTCTCTGTGTGATTTTTAGGCTTATTTTGGTTTCTGAATTCAAGTGCTTGAATGATTCGGGAAGAATGTGAAACTAATGTGACTGTTATTTATCATGATCATATGTGATTTTTGCCTCTTATGGAATTTAATTGTACTTGGAAACTTCttgaaaaaactgaaatttgtGTAAATGATAGTATAATCTAAAATCTTGGTTTTTGTGGTGTTCTATTTCTTCTGTTTATGAGAGAACAGAATGATAGCACGAATATCTGAGTTGTCTGATTGTTGGATGGGAAAGCACTCTGTCTCTGCTATACACTGGTCTGGTCCGActtatttgttaaatttcgATGTCTAAACCATTCCTAAAAATCTGTCTCTACTTTGGGTGTCCATGATGGCGGCTTGAATGCTAATACACAGGGAAAATGATATAAGAACTAAACATGGATCCTGAAAATGATTATATGCAAAATTTGAGCGAAATAACCGAGCCATGTGGAATATATTTGCAATATTCAATGCTTATACTCTAAAGGGGGAGTCGAAGATGTAGGCTGAAGTTTTTGGGGTGGGGTCAGGTTAAGGTTTCAAAGATGTGCTGATACTATGATTGGCTCATACGATATCTTTTGTCCTTGATCAAATTTCAGTTTAGAATACCATTAATACTTGTCATAGCCATTCAAGAAGTTGGTTCCTTTCAATGATTCCaagattctatttttttttcctctcgTTGTTATTATATCTGGTCTTTTCCTTAACTTTGCACTTTTATTTCCTAGGAGTGCCTTGGACAGAAGAGGAACATAGGTTATTTCTGATTGGCTTGCAAAAGCTTGGTAAAGGTGATTGGCGTGGCATTGCACGGAATTATGTGGTCTCTAGAACACCCACTCAGGTTGCTAGCCATGCCCAAAAGTACTTCATCAGACAGAGTAATGTGTCAAGGAGGAAGAGACGCTCAAGCCTATTCGATATTGTTGCCGACGAAGTAAGCCTCCTTATTTCTCAACGCTACGTATATCTTTACACATTTAGTAGGCCCTTAATGACTCTTAGCTATATGCAAAACATGATGTATGCTTATGGAACAGACGGCTCCAGTTATCCACTTTTTTCTTGGAAAAAGGTTATCGATCTGATTATAGGCAGATGATAGATATAGACCATGTTAAGCTCTGTAAAACGCCATCCATATTATTCAAATGTTGAATTTCTTCTTCTGCAGTCCGCCGATACTACTGTTATGTCGAGAGATTTTTTCCCTGTGAATCATTCTCAAGCCGAGACACAAAGCAGCGTTCCAGCAGCTCCTACTGCTGTGGATGAAGACTGTGAATCCATGGGATCTGCAAACTCCAACGACGGGGACACTGCTCTGACAAACCCGGAGGGCTCTCAATATCCTTACCCTGTCATGTATCCTGCTTATGTCGCTCCTCTCTTCCCGTTGCCCGTCCAGTTTTGGCCTGGATACAATACAGAGCCCGCCATAGCAGAAACCCATGAAGTGGTGAAGCCAACTGCTGTGCATTCGAAGAGCCCTATTAATGTGGACGAGCTCGTTGGTATGTCAAATCTAAGCTTAGGGGAATCCATCGGGGATGGCGGGCCGTCAGCCCTCTCCCTAAAACTCGTCGAGGGCTCTGCGAGACCTTCTGCGTTTCAGGCTAACCCGGCTTCCGGCACTTCAGACATGAGTCACAATCCGATTCATGCCGTCTAGAATGCAGGAAAGAACATGTTGGTTGTGTCGTTGTTAATAGAAGATGATAGTGTTTAGAGTGGGTTTTGTTAAGTTATAATTTTCTGTTAGGTTGTCATAATAAGTGTGTTTTAGGAAGGATTAACTCAACCTCAGCTTAACTCTGTAGACGCCAGAAAActtgtttttcaaattatttgaatcttTCACAATTAATGTGCATACTTATGTGATGTGTACATATTTCTCAATGATCAAACACTACTTGTATTGATCTCACGAGTGGTTTTCATTGTTTGACTGTTTGTAAAAGTATCATCAACCATTTCATATGGATTatggaatataaaaaaaatatacattattaAAACCTATTATTACACGATAAATTTGGTACTGttttcgtcccataaaaataaagatatttagagcgatatgagttttaatgcataattggtaaaataagagagagatgaaaaaaaataattggaattTGATTAATGGAGAGTGGGGATAGAGTATTACACAACTATAATTTGTCATAACATGATTAAAACTTAATcacaatataaattttaataataaaattaaagtgtaacacttttttaaataataaaaataatactccctccgtattatagtaatagagtcattttgctattttggtatgttccatagtaatagagtcattttcctttttagtaagaGTGAATTACATTTTTAGGTTCTATACTTTCAGCGACGAACATTTGCGGTACctatacttgcaaaatatcatttgcggTACCAAGACTATACCACTTTCTCATTTCAGGtgttttttcactttttgaccaaattttcGGACAAAATCACCCCTAAAGGCCTAAAGGGCATTTTTGTACATTATACTACAAAAGTAGGCGCCATTTTCTCACAGTGAAATGTGTGTATGTCATTTCAAATACCTGCTTCCTCTATTTCCTTTATCCTCCATCTTTCTTCCTCTttataaatatggagtattatatttcttcttttctttttcctaatttttctctcttcttctttataAACTTCCCACTCTCATATTCCTATAAATCCTATGTCTtctattagagcatccgcataAATCAACACGCACGCTTCTAAGATCTCAAGAACATGTACTTGCATTTCATTTATGCTTCGACCTTGTACATCTGATCCCGCGcatggttacgcgaatggagagtgtactcgaaAAGGTGGTGGAGGCGGAGACCGGACCTCGCGGCGATGGGATCCGCCACTGGCACCGCTGCGCCCGCTTCTCGTCCACCGGCGGGGGCGACCGaatgaaggaggggatggaaactcctcaAAGATCCGGGGACGCCGGGTGGGGATCCGCTTGGGCTGGCCGGGCCAGAGTAGGCCGCGCAGGTAGTTCGCCCAAGCCGCTGCCACCTAAAGATCGCACTCCCGCCCCGAACTTCTAATCCTTCAAAGAATGCTACACTCCTGCATAATAACTCCTATACTTTCCTCCATGTGAACCGACTCGCGCCATCCTCCGGCGCTTGCCCCGCCCCCGCCCACTACTGGGAATGGGACGGAGTATTGGCGTACAAATTCGCAAACGGCCcagtcgctagccgaccattgcgaccattgcggatgctcttgtgtctacaaattattcaaatcaagGGAATGGGTGCGTGTGGCTGATAGacaaaaaattgcaatataaTACTTGTAAGATAACACAATAtct
The nucleotide sequence above comes from Salvia hispanica cultivar TCC Black 2014 chromosome 5, UniMelb_Shisp_WGS_1.0, whole genome shotgun sequence. Encoded proteins:
- the LOC125191083 gene encoding putative F-box protein At3g10240, translating into MKTGDNSKMGEDFFKYLPSTIIINILSRLPTRAVMDCKCVCKPWLGLLTTPEFVNSHVSRSVPGIAVESCSPHSCKIIEFVDELDPNFDKKCSSEAIFKFDEKHRWEVTFNFRFPFDGYIISSANGLIFLRDFGFDHDDLILWNPITRDYIKLPCPRQTSPKVRNALDNFGFGVSGTTGLYKVVRVFAETPQRQEGFKNACQVYTVGTGTWRNVPFGKPLRFCDDTRGAHLNGNLYWMVAKRTKGFCRWISCFDLETELFSTFAAPPPRGRDILFGRSLCVLRDCLCVSDISHYRCDLSDKDEGCDLSDKDEVCDLPNEGCVIVWLMKEDDHSWTKIFVIPDVERLAGIGHIWPIIIFENGDALMEWDDGMIFYYSNMTENVYYEIKSIEGHDPSTIMYSSSFVSLKSFAMENVSSLAHYEL
- the LOC125186552 gene encoding transcription factor KUA1-like; its protein translation is MTRRCSHCSHNGHNSRTCPNRGVKLFGVRLTDGSIRKSASMGNLTHYMGGGGGSGSAAHNSPADTPDHPSPADGYASEDFVAGSSSSRERKKGVPWTEEEHRLFLIGLQKLGKGDWRGIARNYVVSRTPTQVASHAQKYFIRQSNVSRRKRRSSLFDIVADESADTTVMSRDFFPVNHSQAETQSSVPAAPTAVDEDCESMGSANSNDGDTALTNPEGSQYPYPVMYPAYVAPLFPLPVQFWPGYNTEPAIAETHEVVKPTAVHSKSPINVDELVGMSNLSLGESIGDGGPSALSLKLVEGSARPSAFQANPASGTSDMSHNPIHAV